aaaataagatgctataattaatatataaaatatatacattatatattataaattattacaaattataaataacctGTAGGCAAAGATAGCGATGGATATTCTAGTTTGTGCATTCAGTCAGTATTGCAAGACCAAGTATACAGTTGAAATTGTAGAAGTGGTATATCCTGATAATTAAACTTTCAATtatccagaattaaagtatcgAAGAACGGAAGAAATCAGTTGCAATAAAGcgattaattacatttgtattgAGTAGGTGATCGCACCTTTTCCATCATGCATGTAGAATAATGATTACGAGATGACAGCTGCTGCTACTAACAAGGAACGAGAAATCTCAACACTTACGGTTGCAAAGTGACAACATTTAAAAGGTGAAACAAATTCTGCAATTATATTCAGCCTTTCCATAATTGACGTACGTTACAATATACACTTAATCTTActacttattttaatgatacagCTAGATCAGGCGAATAAGAAAATAACATAAGGTGAGAAGTCACTTTCTTCATCTGACAGTATCTCTTGATAGTCTATTAGTTTGTTTAATCGCTGATTTTGACAAGTATGAATTACTACGTGGTTCGTTATCACGAATCACTTgaaagaggagaaagaaaaatcgaaTACTTGGTATTATAGGCCATATTAGTCTTGTTCTTCATCgttttaattgaaaagaatGTGACGATTTTgtgctgaaaaaaaattacgttaacaattttatgtaatttaataaaataataaaaaagaaattaaacaaaaaatttattaccttAATCTTCGCtcagaatattttcattatcaaaaatttcgGAAAAAACTGCCTCTACCTCTTCCTCCCTTTCCTTCATGTCCGTTAAACGCTGTTTAGATGCCGTTTCGTTATCGCTTGttgcataatttattgtactttGGATGTTTGAATAACTCAGTCGGGTGTTATTTTCTTCCCTCGAGCTACGACAAGATTCAGCTTGTTCAAAAATACTCTATAATTCATTAATGCTATTGaagattcaattaaaaaatattttttaaatattcaatagatttcttttgaatttttaaatagacatTTGGTAATTATAGATTCTTACAGTACTAATATGTAAAAAGGATACCTTAAAAACCTTAATGGTACaatcataaatatgtatatctcGTATACAATCAATGTctcatatatttaaagtaatttaaaaaatgtaaaaattcataaacatacacttttaagtttttagaacaaatatacgtttttgaaaaaaaaacgtataattatatttataatttataataataatttaattatcaaagttTATATCATATGACtgtatcgtaattaataaatattttaaatactagtgcaaaatatttataaaaagaaatctaagtccacaataatattactaaCTCTGTAAGATTTTTAATCTCTCATTTTAGCAATTTGGAGCTAAAAGATAGTCTTTTGCGAATCATACATCTGGAAACAGAATTTTGCTGCCTCAGTGTTCTGTATACTGCAAAAAATGTAGACAACATAAAgagaacaaaaataaagacagGTAATCTTTATGCACATCACTGTATTAGTAGGGCGGAATATAAGAGAAtaatcacattaaaaaatcccatagaaataaaagctctataaaagtgaaaattcaAAGCTAAAAACAAGACAATTTACCTTTGTCATATCCTGTGTGCTACCTATTGAGTAATATTGTGGCTACCGGTCTTCTTTCTAGCTACCTAAAAAAAgttgaggaaaaaaaagcaaaataattgataaaaaaaaagttaaaaaataaataaaaatgcaacttATGAGAGAtgcatattatacatattaggTAAGATGTCTTACTAAATGATTGTTAACACAGTAATTCGCCCGACATTCTTGCTGCTAGACCAAATCACTCCTTAAATTTTCTCGCTTAACTTGCATCTAGTACTGCGTGCAATGCTGTTTCCTCTGGCAAGCAATACAATCCTTTATCATTATTCGTACTATTCACTgcatcattatttttactcttgGGCCTCGACAATTCTTCTACATAATTAACCctgtaattagaaataattacataaaaatgtgagACATATAAATGCAACGATTAATAATTCCAGTAAAATACATTCTCTTATGGCTGATTAAATGTTCATCATATTTTCCTccggttttcatattaaaggGATCCGACTAAATTAACATAGACCTCGCGTTACTTCTCCGATCTATCGTGAATTTCACTTTtattacatgtacatatatgtctTACCCACAACACATCAGATACAACGCTTTCTCCGAGCGCCAAACCAACAATATCGACGCCAGCTGGTCTCTCACAGAATTTCTGAATAATCTTTGTTTCTTCGACTTTCTACCTGAAATAAGTTTCCTCTTAATCTAAGTTCTATGctacacaattaattaaaaacagaataatgtgGAATCCTAACTTGAACATTTTCTCTCCCTCGCTCAAACCGAGAAGCTTCGCGTTTCCTTAAAGGTTTcatcttcttctttttacaCTGGATATTATGCGTTTCGTCGTCTTCGCATCCCattctttcttaattaattaaacctgcTATATTGAACTAACTCCTTCTAAGTAAAATCAAAACAGGGGAGTATTTTCAAGGTTAGTTTCGTCCGAAGGTTAGTTCCGTCGCGACGGAATCAATGTTTCCAAAACCGActggaaaaattattgtaaataaaaaaaaccatatttttctgttactttatataaatttaatgtataaataaaataatttatttaataatataatatttaatgataattgttttcgtaatatatatatcgaatCTATCGAATCAATTATCGATCGATGTGGGAGATCGATTTgactcatattttaatttacgcatattttttatttttatgtaaaagtaattacaatttgtgaaacatgaattaataataattagcttTAGTGTGAAAAACGCAAAGTTCAAAACGGTATATATCGAAGAAGCACTCATCTTAACGCGTGAAGTTAGCGCTAGAGATGATCATCTCTGACTCGAGCCAACTTAACACAGTTCTCTGTTTTAGGGGTTTACATGCCTTCCGGAACGGAACGGGACGCTGGGTTCACTTTCTTTCCGGAACGGAATGGGACGCGGAACACATCAGCTCCCGATCGAATCTTTTTCACAAATCATATAATCGGTAAATATGACGCATATTTAGCTTGTACTGCGTTTCATTCGAACGCGTATTACTCGTAGCGTAAATCGCGACGTGTGGAACGGTCGGGCAATTCTAACATGCGACAATAATTCCGTGCCAAAGTCGATCGCGCGGGAAAGGTACCCCCTTCGCCATATTAACAGcgttctctctttatttcacTCGCGGAATCCGTGACAATCAGTAGCAATCCCGAGGCGTATCGGCTCCGCGACGTGTAATTGCCGCGCGAAGTTAATCCGCACGATAAATGAAACTGCCTCAGGTCATTCTAAATCATATTTACCTGTCATTTTCAGAACGCAACGAATGTGGAACGACACGCCGCCGCAAGTGCTACAACAAGTGCTATCGCCAAGTATTTAATCGGTAAGTCTTATTAGGTTAAATTTGTGTGGCAAATCGCTGGAACGCGTATACATCCATACTCGTTCAAACGCAGATCTCGATATGTTAATCATGGTCCACGAAGTTGACTGTGGGCAGGAAAGAAACTTCTATCGCCAttcttaattgcattttttttctcattttcagAACGCGACAGAGGTGGAATGACCCGGCGCTGTATAGAATCGCAGATCATAACTGGTAAGCGTAACGTACACATCTcagtaagcaaaaaataatttaagattttgtaaatcataaactaatactaagattttatttaattataactctaTCGtagtttattataacattaaaataacattaatatatagcaaatttgttaattctttttatgaattgtgataatgatttatttgatgttttcaatcatcattttaattttatacatacagcTTTCAAATAGAAAACAACTAAATTTATCCAgtgaatcaaattttgttacatctTCTGTTAAATGAATGAGATTATGAAcattatgatttataaattcttatttatataagtcaCCAagttcttttacaaaatattataataatttatttgcctaaatacattttgttacTAAATCGTTACATATTACTATCCGAATTGCGCAATGTAAAGATagaaaatgcaaataataatgtttttaaaaatatggtttTATCATGCATGGATCATAATGTATCAAAAAGTTCTAAATTTAACGGCTTTCCATctcatattttgttattagtCTAGATTTTCTTGCAAACTTACAACGAGttgatttacatattaatttcagtttttattaattgcattaatattttttttattagacgagTTTTGTAAATGCctttaatacaaaaacttaacaaacatttcataatttctaataGCCAAAATGCATATAgtctaaaaaaacatttgtgacAAGTccaatttttaaatcacataaaatatacttttttggGATAATCTTCATTAgtctgtaaataaaattcatttattcgtAGTTTTGACTTTAATTCTGAGAGAGTCATTCCATTGTAAATAGACTTCGGgccaatatttaatacagctatgataagagttaaaaattttacacacataaaGGCAACGCAAAGAATCTTACTAATGTTTACTTTTAAAACTCGATTATTTAAGTGcaaactttttgtttaaaaacttttcattttttaaataaatttttctaaaaaaacatttctgttttttatataaactattaaGCTTATTATATCCATGATAAACAGCAATTAGGAATGGCCTGAGTTGTTATAAttcatcaattttaattaaaataaaccaaaATTGACAGCCACTAATTTTCGTCAGAAAAAAtccgtaggaaaaaattattaaaaatcgttgcacaaaaaattgcatatttttggacacaaatttctgcagtttttagagaattttgtacaaagttgtcgccttcaaaataattctgcaaaaaattttgcaggattttacataatttttttagaatgcattcattttttaaaaatgaatttttacaatactttgacaagggaacctcgcgagaacccgaaaattctttttttaatgaaacttataagaaaaaaaaattataaaaaaaattttttttaataaatggtatagttaaataaaggtatttatattgtaaaacttttgtatgaaacattttttatattttgtttaatttgcgaaatatatcgaaaaaccgcaaaaatcgtttcaactttgaagggtggttttaccccttcaaaccgttttgggcaccaactaaaaatttctaaattcatgtattcaccctcTCTaaatttatgccaagtttcattaaaatctgaatttttgagtttgcgaggttcccttgttaaaTATCGGTACTCAGgagcatttataaaatttcttcctttttctaaACTATTGgcaataattattgcaaaaaactaaTACCTCAATCAGGGCTGGCCATTCTAAttgaggtattattttttgcaaaagctgtaaattaattattggggaaataatacataccttagccaggactgaccatcCTGGTTGAGGAATTATTTCTCGCAATAAACTATTTACagtattgcaaaaaatagtATCTCAGTCAGGACTGGTTATCCTGactaagaaattatttctagcaataaattattcgcaGTAATTCGGGAAAGGGGTTAACCTTATAGCTGCATCACAACACCGAGCTAATTCAGTGCATCATAGTATTTAGCTAATAACtgttttaaaacttattaatcGGCGCGAATTATATATGCTACAAATTAagtttacagaaaaattattatttggcaCCAAGATTCTCTTGTTGTAGACCAAAATAAagcaataatgtaatttaagaaaagtatatatttttacatgtaaagaaatttcattaaaacttaaatatataaataagataaaattatcgtattaatttaaataaaaattatttaagtgtTCTCTTTGAATCTCACATCGCTATTTCTGAACATTTACATGAAATACGTTTgagaataaacataataagtAATAACGAATCAAGATTGAGATGAAAAGTTTATGAGATTTAAAATCATATACAGCAGtattagacaaaatttaattaattgtttaattaataattacaattaaatattacaaattgagCGACTAATAATTAGgggtaattaaaaataatcagcGATTAATTGAGGACGTCTCTGccttaaattttcaatttttcatattgtaaTCGTGATTGATTATTCGTCTGAGTTAGTCTGTAAATgttatagttaaattttctctttagcCTCTTCCTGGTTGCAAGAGGCATTGCGTTTTATTGAACTTAATGCGTTCAAATTccttaactttatatttttattgccattttattttgatttgccATTGGGGCGTTACGAGGCAGTAAGCATTATATGCTCCAGCGTATGGCGCAAAATTTAAAGGGCGCAAAATTTGGACATATGTGGACATACGTGGACATGTTTTCATATGTGgacatattgtatatatataattacatatatttttatgtaaaaaattgtttgtttaaattatagtgtcaaggatgaaaaaaaaagagtcaaCGATGGATACGAGTGATGAAGCCGAGTGTTTCGATCGAATAGTCTCGTCgccgattaaaataaaaatcaacgaACCGCAGCCGGTTCGTCGCGTCGTGCGTTTGCTTCGGGAGTGCCGTTCATGTAAATGGACTAAAAAGGCTTTTCTCATAATTCTCACGATACAACTCGATTAAGTAATACCGTTCATTATTCTCAGcatataagttaaaattaaactcaCGAAACTCCCTTTGAACTTGAAGTCGTATCATGGGTTTTATAGATTAGTCTAATTAGTTCCACGTGCGTTTGCTTCGGGAATGTCGACCGATTTAGTTAAAAACGAATCGTACCCGGttcgtcgcgtcgcgcgttTGCTTCGGAATTGCCGACCGATTTAAATGAAAACGATGTATGTTATTCGCGAGTGTCCAGTGCAACAAGAGGAGGAGACGCAAGCCTGGGAAAGGCATCGTGTCATTCCGCAGAGAAACCTTGGAGTGAGTATGacttattatttgtataaaattaatagtttttttcatTCGATTTCACTAGATAAATTACAACATTATAGATAGAAtcacgtaaaattttatacaaatttaattttatgaaacctttttctttcgaaaaatattaattatatgatgattacattaataattgaaagaataataaattttatatgtaacaatcatcttttattttatattagcaaTCGTGAgctctattttaatttcaatctatatgtatgttaaagtattttacaaaattattctatcaattaattattgtatttacttAATGAGCTCAAGTACAGGGCTGCATGccctgaattattttttacaatattaattgtttcttCTGTCCTGTTTTAATTGGACTTTGCGTTTGTTTGTTACAGAATCACCGTAGATAGTGTTCAGTTGTGCaacgagaggaggaggaggtccAGGAAGGGCATCGGGCATCAGCGGAGCAACCTCggggtaaatattttttatttgcacaaatgatttttattatttattaattttaatatttaatataatatttaatatatgaattataaaacttttaaaaatatttattattttaagcactgttttaatttgaatcttatatttatgtgtTACAGTATCATCGCAGCTTCGTGGCCGAATAACTCCGCTCGTTGCGCATCGGATCGGTGAGTgacgatttttatattatggaacaacgaatttatgaaatttatattaaatgtctctttatgtaatatgtattataaatagtgCAGACAATTTATAGATTCGTTGTTccaaatgttttttgtttgcattttttattaaaacgtgTATAAGTGTATACACGTTTTAATAGTGtacttttacaaatgtatttcGTCATTACTTATCTGGCTGTCATGCAGCTAGAATGGATTTGGCCAGGATCAACGAAAGGTGAGTCCAATCTGGccggaagaaagaaaaagaaatattaaaaattgggTGTCAAAAATTAACGTAAGTAGGTAGGTAGGGATACGGGTAGGTAGGAATAGGTAAACGAATAAATGGAAATACGGGTAGGCAGGAAAATAAGTCTAGGGCTGTAGGGCTCGCAAATGTGATATTTACCGCCTGTTTCAGAATTTTCTCATTATCGACACGTTATAGGAAAGAGGAGGTTTTAGTGGGTAGGCGGCGGTGAGGCTTTTCGTCCGACGTGCCTTCCGTTGAATCCCACACTCCCCTGGTCTTTCGGGGAGTCTTTTGAAGATTTCCtcctctataaaaaaaaagggggcaGGCAGATACACACATAAGAAGTATGTACAAGTAAGCGGGAACAAggagaaataatttgatagttaaaattattagacgGAATATTGACAATAATATGTAGACCGCaagtttagtaataataaatataattaaattttttatgtataattttttaaatctgcgttataatatataaaccatgtaataataattgtacaaacGGAAAGCGCGCataattgatttgaaaatGCGAATACGATAGGTAGAAATACTATTGGAATTTGCCTATTTATAgctatatatagatatacataGGAAATTTCGATTGGAATATATTTTAGGATTTGtttgtatttgtattattatatcatcCGGGTAGCGGGTAGGAACTCCTTATGGACAGTCCTATCAGGGGAATTGAATCAACCCCTGCCCACCGCAGATTCCAGGGGCTCCCTGGTCAACAAAATATACGAAGGTGTCAATTCAGCCtttagaagaaaatataaaattatcaagactacttattgaaataattttatacaatattttctcagttaataataaaattctcagTAAAATTCTGagtttaataagataaaaatttttaatttttggttcatattataaatttccaaaaatatatctttaaatgttTTCGTACTTCATCTGTTCTCAGAATTTTCTTGATATGGCAACGTATcagaaactaattttaaaattgttaattactaAATTACATACTTACGTTTCCTTGCTTTATTATCAAGTTTATAGCGCGTTTAATCGTTCGTTCCAAGTCCTCGTTCTCTACAAGACGAAATGACGGAGTCGGAGCAATGTCATTGACGCTGTTAATCCTGCTGTCATTTGTATTTGCTTCAAATGGCTGTAGTTTCAGCAAACGTGTCAAAACGCGCATTCAGTGTAAAGAAGATGAACGTAGCTGTGTCACCGCCGTCCGCTACAATCCTCTAACGGACTCGAATATTACTGTCGATCCCCATTGCGATTGTAGATCATCCGATTTTGGGGTGGTGCGGATGATCCCGTACGGGACTTGTGTCACAAATGCATGCGGCGTGACGCATGTGGATCTATCTTCCGCTTGTGTCAGATGCGGCATGTGTGTCGCCGTTGCCGAGGAGGTTTGcagaatttcaaatttaatttttaatttaaatgtttaattttttatgtaagataGAAATTTGTAAGTTCAAAATTGGATAGAAAATTAAGTGAtagttttgtttataaatcattattattgttttatccTGCCAATTccaatttatgataattataagatgtaaaattaatattttgtagttTGAGAAATAtgtgtaacaaaattatcattaatatattgaacgtataaatttataatttttctcaaaatatttttgtcctttttttagattaatcaAACTTTGCTGGAAATTCACGACATAATGGCACCTGATGACTGGTTAAACGAAACGGAAACAGTGCTTCTTCTGAGAACCATTTGCGATCATTCTTTTCGACAGTAAATGTTCCTTTTCTTCGTCGCGTTAGTATTTTGCATAATGCGCTTTCTCACTACAATCGTGATTCTTCTAGCTATAGTTTACGAGAAATCGATggcaaaagatttatttccgaCCCGTTACCAGGCGACAAGCTCGTCACTTCGTCCGCTGATGGATTATGGGAGAAAAAGTGAGATCTTTATAGAAAAGCTTACGTTATATTTAGCcataaaaaatagcaaaaaaaataaatttttatgtaagataaaaaattgaaactgaATTGAAACCCATACGTGATTTCGcacgtatttataaattattattgctttattttatgaatcttatgaatttaataatcaattataaataccTCGTAGCTTGAGAAATATGTGTCATAACTATCTCAATGAGATACAAGAATTACAGTTGTACAAAAATTGGAAGGAGTGGTGCGAGGACGACGAGCACATTCCTAATCTGGAAAATACTCTTTGCAGGTATATAACTTTCAATTCAACGCTTATCTTTTCATCCTTTATCTGTTTCTGGCTTATGTcaaatttaattgtgtaatatGAAGAAAAGTATTTGTATTTGCCGCAGAAACGAGATTAGCAGTCTACGAGATTGTAGAGGTATAGACAATGTATACAGACGACAAGTACCTACAAAGATTTCCGGCACTCGTGTGAAATTTCTAGCCGAatacgtataataattttagatcaattatattatgtattttttattatataaaaaatattttttaaacaatattatgtgcacgtttaatattatacattgacataataattttacagctATCACTACTTGAATAAAAGCAAACACTTTTTATAGATACTAAGTTTAAAGACTGCAAGAATGCAAAAGTAGAACTGGTTACAATCAGATGTTTTGCcgcaattatttaacatatttttataacttagcGAGATTAATATTGTACTGAAAACAAATCTGGAATGTCAAAACGATATTTTAATCGCGAAACGGAAACATTGGGACGTTCTCCACGTTTGAGGTCGGCGGGATTCTTTCAGTTGATCTCATCTTCCTCTTGGACAAGCCTGAGAAGGAAGACCAGGACGCTCTCTTGGGATTTATCGATCTCTTCTGTACCTGCAGACGTGGTTCCAGACCGGGACCTCTCGGTTTCTCCGGAGAAATGTCGCGTTCCTGAAAACCGACGAACGACTGCACTTGACGAGCGTGATTCTGCAGCATGGTCAGATAAGCAGGATCGTAGCCGCGTAATTTTCTAGTCGAAGCAGCGATATGAAAGTGAGGATGACGATCGTCGGGGCGATTGTGGCCACCAtcgtgatgatgatgatgatggtgaTGGAAGTGGAGGTGTGGTATCAGATTGTGCTTGCGTATACCGCGCACGACTGTTTCCTTCATCTGCTTCCGTTTATTCCATATCCTTTCGAAGATGCCGATGGAGATGGCGGTGACCATACCCGCCATCAGAAGGAAGAAAGCGGAGTAGACATCGGCGAGCCTCGCACTGTTGAAGGCCGCCGAAGCCGCGCACCGCGGCATCGTCGGCAGCATCCGCTCCTGTATTTTGTCCAAGACGCCGCGTTCGTATATTCGCAATATACTGCCAACAGAATAGTGTGAATTACTAACGAACATCactaacttttaaaaaattgctttcttaaaaaagtaatttttcttctataataCATTAACAGCAATTTTGTTAGTggattacttatttaaaaaaatcaaacagtttttatcgtttttatcatttttaatgaatttaattatctacACTTAGAGAATATTTAGATGCGTTAgacgataattaattaactttgatACTTGAGATTGATGATCTTTCTGTACGGGCAACTTTTCGCCATGGGAAGAGCGACTACTGTAAGCGTTTGTGGAAGCATTAACTCCTTTAAGATGCATCGTTCCTGTATGAATGTTGTTCGAAGAGCTCGCCGTGCGAGAGTCGCGCTAACGAAGAATCCGTATCGTCCTTTGACAGCTTTCATAAGGCCAGTCCTTGTCTCCAAACGGGATTCGCGATTATTAAACGCCTTTATGTATAATTGACGAAGATTGCTGTCGTTCGCATTCTATAAAAGATGAGTAtcactatatttaaaataattacaggttaaataattattttccaaataatattttgcaatgtaaaaaaacGACTAAAGAagagttttttttatgtactttataGGTCTTTATGTCTCTTGGATAATGCGTAAGTAGGTTTATTTAATggtatgaaatattaataagataattcCGATATTTACGCCGCATGGAAAACGCcgcaaaaataagaaaaaatgaaggTAATTTGTTCGCAACCACTTTGTTGTGAGTCTTTATACTGTATTAGTATTGTATTATGATTTTAGTCtttttttactgttaatgTTAATGAAACCATCGTGAGTTGAATTAATTTGTCAATATTGTAAGTGGTGTAGCGATGTATTACGATTTATACGTAAAATGATTACTTTCTCTGTTCGGAGTGTAAAAGGCTTAGTGGTTATTTCATATGATACATGTAAGTTTAGGGAGATAATGAAGGATAGACTATACCAAATTATGAGTGCTTGGTTTTTGTATTCTTCATTTAGCTTGATTGTCCCACTGGCTATATCCGACTATTCTTTAATACATGGTTAAAAATGCAAAcgcttttaaaaaagtttttcttaatataagaaaataaatattccacttaaaaatttttttataataaacaataaagtttttattggactatagatta
This genomic window from Monomorium pharaonis isolate MP-MQ-018 chromosome 8, ASM1337386v2, whole genome shotgun sequence contains:
- the LOC105834382 gene encoding uncharacterized protein LOC105834382; translated protein: MSLTLLILLSFVFASNGCSFSKRVKTRIQCKEDERSCVTAVRYNPLTDSNITVDPHCDCRSSDFGVVRMIPYGTCVTNACGVTHVDLSSACVRCGMCVAVAEEINQTLLEIHDIMAPDDWLNETETVLLLRTICDHSFRHYSLREIDGKRFISDPLPGDKLVTSSADGLWEKNLRNMCHNYLNEIQELQLYKNWKEWCEDDEHIPNLENTLCRNEISSLRDCRGIDNVYRRQVPTKISGTRVKFLAEYV